The region CTTTGAGTTGCATAGCCTTTGTGAACAAGATGATGAAATCAGCTTCTCTTGTAGCTTCTGTTGGATGCATGATTGTCATCGGATACATCAAATCTTCGTCACCTGTAATATGTAAACCATTAGCTTTAATAGCATCAATATGAGCTTGCCAGTTATCCAACAAAATAACTTCGTTACCGCTCTTTTGTAATTGGTAACCGAAACGGCAACCCATAGCACCAGCACCTGCAATATAAATAAACATTGCTATATTCTCCTTTTTTATTTTTTCATTAAATTAATTTGCTTTAGATTTGAAAATATCGTTCTTGTAAAGATGCAAAACATCAACGAACAAACGATCGATCAAGAAGCCAACTACGAATGGTACGACAACCCATGTTACAACGATCATCAAAATACCAACGTTGGATGAGTTCATAGCAGCCAATGGGCTAACGAAACCAACCAACCCGAAACCAGCACTAGCAGGTGTACCGCCCATGCCCAAGAATGGGATAGACAAGCTACTGATTGCAGCTGTCAAAGCAGCGCCCAAGCCGATAATTGGATTAGTCATAAAGTTAGGCATCATCATCTTCATAGCACCAAGTGCGATGGCCACTGGCACACCTGGCTTGTTGACACGCAAAGTAGCGCATACAAGGAAAGCTGCACAAGCAGCAACGCCCATACCAGCAGCTGCTGAACCAATACCTGTTAAGCCGATTGCCAAACCGATAGCCACAGTTGAAATAGGGCTGATAATAATGATAGCGAAGGACATTGCAATCAAGACTGTCATCAAAATTGGTTGTAATGTTGTAAAGGAATTAATGCCTTGGCCAATGATGTAAGTGAGCTTAGCTACGAAAGGTAAAATCTTCCAGCCGATATAACCCACACCAGTACCTGCGATAATTGGCAAGAAAACAATAGACAAGGATCCCATCTTGTTGCCAATCCAACGCAAAACAATAACTGTCAAAGCAGCTGTGATCATGGTGTTGATAACATCACCGATACCAGCTAATTGGAACAAGCTAACTGTTTTTTCATTGATTGTAGCCTGAGCTACGAAACGCCAAGCCCCTGAGCCTAAGAAAGCTGCACCACCAACGATGACTGAATGCATCGGAATCATCTTGAATTGGTTAGCAATCAAGACACCGGCCATCAAAGGGGTAAAAAATTGGAATACTTGCACTATATGTAATAATTCCATACAAAAGACGGAACTACTTGCAAATGGCTTCAAAAAAGTAGCTAAAATTGCATTCGGGATCAAGGCAACGACGATTGCAACCGTTGCACCATTCAAAACTTTAAGAAGAAAAGAACCAGTCGTTTCCTTCTGTACCTGCTCAGACATAAAGTCCTCCTTATAGATGTTAAAAATCGCTGCAATTAGACATTATTGTGCATCTATCGCAGCTCATTAATTATAAAATAAATAATTATCTTGTGCAATGTCTATTTCTTCATTCTGTACATAAAATCATCTCAACGTTCTTTTTGTTTAAGTTTTGATAATTAACCAAGCTCTTATGCGCTGGTTTATTTAATTCGTTTTTCTGCTAAAATGGAAAAGAGCAGGCTCTCACCTGCTCTCCATCATTTTCCTGTTAGGCTAGTTAGCTTATTTCGAATTCAATCTAACTAGCTTTAACATATAGAGGACAGGCAACTTTTTAGTCGCCTGTCTTTACGTATCATCAGATTAATGACGCTTTGTTGCTAACACAACACCAGCCAATGTCATCAAAGCACCGATACCTGTTGCTACTGTTGCAACTTCACCTGTCTTACCAACTTGACCTGGTTTTGTTGTTGTCTTGCCGTCTTTACCTGTCCATACCTTGTGCTTAGCTACTGTATAAACAGCTGTGATAACACGGTTACCACCTTCGCTTGTCTTACCGAAGTATTGAGGTTTCTTGTTAGCTTCTACATCAGCTAATACCCAGTAACCATCAACATCGTCTACCAAAGCAACACCCTTCTTGAATGTCAAAGCCTTAGCAGCAACCTTCTCAGCTGTTACCCAACCACGTGATGCATACAAACCAACATTAACTTCATAGTTACCGAGTTCCAAACCATCTTCGCTGATAGCACGAACCTTAATAGGATATTGTTGAACTACAGCAACCTTAACTGTTGCAACTTTGAGTTCCTTAACCTCTACAAGTCTATCTTGATCATCAGCAGCAACTACGTTCTCCAAACCAAAATGTTTAATCAAAGAATTAACTGTGTAAACACCAGCCTTTACGAAACCGCTAACATCCTTACCATCAGCTACGTTCATGTATACATAACCATAACCTGGCTTGTATTCATCATATGATGGTTTTTCAACAACTGGGCTCAACTTAGCCTTGAGTAAAGTTAATTCAGCCTTCAAAACAGCAAGCTCATCTTCTTTTGTTTCACGATCTGTTTTTTTCTGATCTAATGCTGTTTTTTTAGCTGCTTTATCACCTTCGGCAGCTGCGTCATAGGCATTCTGAGCCTTTTGTTCTTCTACCTTAGCTGTTGCTAATTCAACTTCTTTTTCCTTAATTTGAGTTTCTTTATTCTTAATTTGAGTCTTAACAAGTTCTTCCTTTTCGTGCTTGCTTTGCATAGCATCAATTTGGTCTTGCAACTTCTTGATATCGTCTTTGAAATCAGCCTTTGGCAATACTGTCAAACCCAAAGTCATAACAGCAGCTAATGCCAATGTAACAATCTTTTTCATTGTGTTTTCCTCCTAAAATTTCTGGCTAGATGATGGACTAGCTCTTGGATGACTTCACTTTAGCAAAGCAAGCTTTTTCCCTCCCTCTTTTCAAGAAAATCTCACAAACTTCTCACCCCCCCGCATTTCTTCACAATTGCCTCACATTTGACGTTGTTCTTTCACATTTTGTGGGAGCACAGCTTGCTAATAAGGCGCAAAAAAGCCGCCTACCATAACGGCAGACGGTTAAATTCACCAAACTAAACTATGTCTGAATTAGTTTGTACCCATACTCATTGTCTCAGGCAATGTAGCACCACCATCGATAACGAACTGACCACCTGTGATGTATGAAGCTTCATCGCTACCTAAGAAGGCAAAGAGTTCACCAACCTCGATTGGTTTAGCCAAACGTTGCATAGGTACGTTAGCAGCAATAGCCCTGATTGCACTTTCTGGATCCTCAGGATTGGATTCAACAGCCATCTTCTCAACCATTGGTGTACGAGCATAACCTAATTGTGAACAGTTGACACGAATGTTACGTGTAGCATATTCAACAGCTAAGCATTTTGTTAAGCCAACCAAGGCCGCCTTAGTCATTGCATAAGCAGCTTCACCACCATCAGCAACCAAATCACCTGTAACAGAAGAAGCAATGACGATTGCGCCACCTTTGTTAGCCAACAATTCTGGGATAGCAGCTTGGCATGTATTCCAAACACCCTTGATATTGACATCGATATGGAAATCGCGCATTTCATCACTCATTTGCTCAAATGGAGCCAAACGGCAAACACCTGCATTAGCGCAGACAACATCCAACTTGCCGAACTTCTCAACTGTTTGCTTAACGGCAGCCTTCATATCTTCTTTCTTAGCCACGTTACCAACGAAAGTAATAATCTCAGCGCCATATTCTTTACGCAACTTTTCAGCTGTTTGCTCAACCTCTTTAGCCAGGTCAACTAAGCACAACTTTGCGCCGTACTTAGAATAAGCCTCTGCAATGCCTGCACCCAAACCAACTGCTGCGCCTGTAACGAGTGCAACTTTACCTGTTAATTTAGCCATAATACATCTCCTTTATTGCTTAATTTACTAAATTATTAATTGTTTAGAATTCTTGCTTACCATCAGGTGTTTCGATAACAACCCTAGAATGACGCCATTTGACGAGCACCATCCAGAGCCAGATCAAAACGCCAACGCTCATATAGACGCCGAACGAAATCCATGAACCTCTACCTTGACCCAAAGTACAGAAGTAAGCGATTGCCACCATAATGACCATAGCTAAGATACGCAAAGCGTTACCGCCAACTACCGTGCTATGACTATTAGCATACCACTTCGCATGCTTGCTCCGCATGACGATAGCGGAAATCATAGTCAAAGCATAAGCGCAAGCACAACCGAAAGACATCAAGTTGAAGAAGTCGTTCATGAAAGTTGTAGCATTTTGCATCAAAACGAAGGTCAAAGTCAAAAGTAATAGGAAGACGTTTGGCACGATTGGTTGTTGATGCTTGTTCAACTTAGTAACAATGCTTGGTAAGAAGTTCTTCTGACCCATAGCATAGAGCATACGGACGATGGACATCCAGAAGCCCAAGATAGAAGCTGTCATACCTAACAAAATAGAAACTAGACCATAGATAAGTGGCCAAATCTGCCAACCTAAGAGATTTTTCATCGCATTGATCGTCATGAAACCATCTTGACCGCCAGCCAACAAAGTCTGGAAGCTGTCCAAACCAGCTACACAGAAGAAGAAGAAGGTGTAAATTGCACCGCAAGTCAAAACTGAACCGCAGATTGCTTTCTTAGTATTAGAAATAGGGAAGTCGCCCTCCTCAACCATCTGAGGCACTGTTTCAAAGCCGAAAAACGGTGTGATCAAAAGCGCCATACCAATGACCCAACCAGGGATACCACTGATAGATTCCAAATTTGTCTGGAAGAGAGGTGAAAGGTTGCTCAAATGCCAATGACCTGAACACAACAGCAAAACACCTGTAAGCAAAGTAGTTGTAATATTTGCAAACAAGCAGAAAGCCTGTGCCTTAACGAGGAATTGAATATCCTGCAAACTCATGAAGAACACGATCAACAAAATAACAATTGCAATCAACATGATCTTCTGGAAATCCAAAGCCAAGCCAAATGTACGGCTAATAAATGTAGCAATAGCCATAACAACTGCCGGTGGAACAGAAATCCAAGCCGCCATGATCAACCATGACGCAAAGAAACCTGCATGCTTATTCAAAGCAACAGTATTGTAGATGAGTTCACCACCTGCTGTATGGAACAGTGAGGACAATTCACTATAAACCAACGCAACTGGCAAAATGGCAAGTGACATCAAAGCAAAAGCCAAGAATGTACCTGGTCCACAATAATTAAAGAAGACTGAATCCCAGTAACTGACGTAGGTGAAAATGGAACCTGTAGCTACCGTGTAAACAAAGATTAATGCCAAGCTTTTCTTTAAGCCAGCCTGACTCTTTTCATTTTCCATAGTATGAAACTCCCTTTCTCTCAATACTAAAATGATACACCCAAACATATCTCAATAAAGGCCAAATTTGTTCCATATTTATTCATGCTAATTAGACATTAGCCACGAAATTAATCTTCCCGTGCCACAATATAAATCGGTCGCTTCTGATTTGCGCGATAAATTCTAGCTAAATAGGCTGTCTGCCACAATTTGCTTAACATGACGCTCACGAACATCATTAAAACAACGAACAAGAGATAATCGACTTTGTCCAAGTGATACCCAAAGCCAAGGCCAGCAATTAGCCAATAAATAATTTGAATTCCGAACAAAGCACATGCCACAATCGTCAACAGTAATTGCCCAAGTTCCGGCAATCTGGAATAGCCAAAGAAAATATCATTGGCCAGATTAACCTTGCTTGTAAATGACCATTTGGAAACACCAAGTTCACGTTCAGCCACTTCAAATTTGACTTCAGCATGCTTGAAGCCAATCCAGCTCGTCATGCCACGGAAAAACCGTTCATGTTCTGGCAAAGCTAAAAGCTGCTCTCTCACCCGCCTGCTAATCAGCTTAAAATCGGCCATATCACGCAGCTTGATGCGGCTGTGCTTATCGAAGAAATTATAAAAAGTATTCGTAATGAAGCGATTCAAAGCAGATTCTTCGCCTCTATCACTCTTAACAGCATCAACCACATCTGCCCCGCTTGCCTCGAAGCATTCAATCAGCTTCGGAATTAAGCTTAAAGGATGCTGCAAGTCAGCATCCAAAACAATTGTCGCCTCACTATCTGCACTAACTTTATTTAGGCCCGCAAGCATAGCGGCCTCTTTGCCGAAATTGCGCGAAAAAGAGATGAGATTCACCTTAACTGGCAATGAGCAAGTTGCCAATTTAGCTAAGAAAATCTGTTTACCTGTTAAAAGTTGTTCCCATGTATCATCTTTGGAGCCATCGTCAACAGCGACCACTTGTAATCTATCAACAAGTTCTGGCAAATTCGCTAACGTGAAATCAGCCAAGCGTTCGAACGTCGTAAGCATCTGTTTAGATTCATTGTAACAAGGTAAGACCAAACTTAAATTCATTTCTATTTCCTCAAATCCTAAAAGTAAAAATATGCACCAATCTCAGGTCTTTTCGCAAGTCAAAGCATGCTCATTCTAGTCTAAACAAAGTTAAATTTCTATCTTGCAAATTTTTAAGAGCTTGTAACTTATAGCCTAATAAGCGCTAAAAAGCCCCGATGCAAGCTTGCACCGGAGCATAATTAAGCTTTTCGAACTATCATCAACCATTAAATGTAATTACAGCACTTAACTGTATTACCTAATTACATTACTTGATTGGCTGGCAGATCATCTTCCAAGGCTCAACTACAACTGGCTCTTTCTTTAAGCCGGCCAAAATGTCAGCTGAAACGTACTTCTTGTTGACAATCACTTGGTAAGTGTTAGCCTCGAACCACTTCTGGCTCATGCTAAACACGCCCTTGCTGCCCATATCTTCGCCCCAGCTATTCTCGACCTTCCATTTTTTGACAGAGCCATCAGCATTAAGATCTACGCCGCAGAGCAACATGGCATGATTGAGCTGAGTCTCGCCGATAATTGTGCGATCTTTCTTAGAAAACTCGCCAACTTCCGTCAAGATCAAATCTGTTAGGTAAGTTTCATCATCTAACAAACCTTTTTTGCGGTCAGAAGATTTGCCCACATCGCAAGCAAACCACATTGGTTCACCAGCCTTGATGGACTTAACAGCCGCCTGGGTCAACTCACTCATTGGTGCTAAGAGTTGGGCCAAACCCTTACCCTCCATCACAACTTGAGAATATTTATAAGTCAAAACTGTACCATCAGGGAAACGCTCAGTTGGATCATTCGTCAAAACAACCATATCTTCAAGTGGCAAGCCGCAATACTTTTCATAGAATTCCTTCGGGCTTAAGCCTGTGATAGTTTGTTTCTTCTTATCCTTATCTGTGTAAGCATAATTAACCACTGTTGGTGGCACGCCTAGAGCCTTCACACAAATGTTGTAAACCTCGCTCAAGCAAGCATTCTTCTTTGCCCGCATCTCAGCCAAAAATTCACAACTTGGCTCGCCTTGTTCAGGATACTTAGCCTCATAAGCATGTCTCATCTGCATAGCTGTCCGCATCAAGCGCTCGTTCAAGGCCTCCACCAAAACATGAGTATTGGAAGAGTGATATGTCTCAGGCATACAGGACTTTGGGACAACGCCATATTTGGTAACCAAGTCAGCGTACCATTCAAAGAAGCCACCGTCATTAGCGGCATTCTCTTTGACGTAACTAAAGTCACGGCTATAAACATCCTTGTCCAAAGTAGCGATAATGTTCTCCAAATAAGTGTTCGATTTCTCTAATTTCTCATAGAAGCAAAGATAGTTCTCGGACAATTCAAAATCGTCCAAATGCAAAGTTTCCATGATGCTCACACGCGCTGAGTTCAAAGCGGCAAACAACCAGCAACGACCTGATTGCTTCTGATTCGTGGTATTGCCGCGCTTCGTCTCGTTCGAAAAAATAAAGCGATCTTCACGCAAAACATTGTTGTTAAAGCTAGCTTCGTTGATACCTACGTTAGCAATTGCGTTAGCTACCATGCTATTGCCCTTATTTTTAGCAAAATCAGTGGCAAACTTGCTATATAAATCACTAGTTATGGTCTGTTCACTTGTCAACGCCTGCAAATTAGGTAAAGTATATTTTTTTAGTCTAATTGCTTTTGCCTTTTTGGCGCAAGTTTTCTTTGTGTCTGTTTCTTTCTTTTCTTCCGCTTCACTGGCGGCTAAAAATTGAGCCATGCTTTCCACCTCATATAATATTTGCCCTATTTTAGCGTATTTGGCCTACTTTGTCATGCTAAGTTCACAATTTCTGTAGTTCATCAGTGCTAATTTCAAGCCTAAAACAAGCTAAATTTCGCTGACAATAAGCCATTGTTGTAACGCCACTTCAAGTTAGCTTAAATCAGCAGCTGTCAGGCTCAAAGCTAAGTTCGTTAGGACTAGGTCCTCGGG is a window of Amygdalobacter nucleatus DNA encoding:
- the ucpA gene encoding SDR family oxidoreductase UcpA gives rise to the protein MAKLTGKVALVTGAAVGLGAGIAEAYSKYGAKLCLVDLAKEVEQTAEKLRKEYGAEIITFVGNVAKKEDMKAAVKQTVEKFGKLDVVCANAGVCRLAPFEQMSDEMRDFHIDVNIKGVWNTCQAAIPELLANKGGAIVIASSVTGDLVADGGEAAYAMTKAALVGLTKCLAVEYATRNIRVNCSQLGYARTPMVEKMAVESNPEDPESAIRAIAANVPMQRLAKPIEVGELFAFLGSDEASYITGGQFVIDGGATLPETMSMGTN
- a CDS encoding APC family permease, yielding MENEKSQAGLKKSLALIFVYTVATGSIFTYVSYWDSVFFNYCGPGTFLAFALMSLAILPVALVYSELSSLFHTAGGELIYNTVALNKHAGFFASWLIMAAWISVPPAVVMAIATFISRTFGLALDFQKIMLIAIVILLIVFFMSLQDIQFLVKAQAFCLFANITTTLLTGVLLLCSGHWHLSNLSPLFQTNLESISGIPGWVIGMALLITPFFGFETVPQMVEEGDFPISNTKKAICGSVLTCGAIYTFFFFCVAGLDSFQTLLAGGQDGFMTINAMKNLLGWQIWPLIYGLVSILLGMTASILGFWMSIVRMLYAMGQKNFLPSIVTKLNKHQQPIVPNVFLLLLTLTFVLMQNATTFMNDFFNLMSFGCACAYALTMISAIVMRSKHAKWYANSHSTVVGGNALRILAMVIMVAIAYFCTLGQGRGSWISFGVYMSVGVLIWLWMVLVKWRHSRVVIETPDGKQEF
- a CDS encoding C1 family peptidase; the protein is MAQFLAASEAEEKKETDTKKTCAKKAKAIRLKKYTLPNLQALTSEQTITSDLYSKFATDFAKNKGNSMVANAIANVGINEASFNNNVLREDRFIFSNETKRGNTTNQKQSGRCWLFAALNSARVSIMETLHLDDFELSENYLCFYEKLEKSNTYLENIIATLDKDVYSRDFSYVKENAANDGGFFEWYADLVTKYGVVPKSCMPETYHSSNTHVLVEALNERLMRTAMQMRHAYEAKYPEQGEPSCEFLAEMRAKKNACLSEVYNICVKALGVPPTVVNYAYTDKDKKKQTITGLSPKEFYEKYCGLPLEDMVVLTNDPTERFPDGTVLTYKYSQVVMEGKGLAQLLAPMSELTQAAVKSIKAGEPMWFACDVGKSSDRKKGLLDDETYLTDLILTEVGEFSKKDRTIIGETQLNHAMLLCGVDLNADGSVKKWKVENSWGEDMGSKGVFSMSQKWFEANTYQVIVNKKYVSADILAGLKKEPVVVEPWKMICQPIK
- a CDS encoding glycosyltransferase family 2 protein, which encodes MNLSLVLPCYNESKQMLTTFERLADFTLANLPELVDRLQVVAVDDGSKDDTWEQLLTGKQIFLAKLATCSLPVKVNLISFSRNFGKEAAMLAGLNKVSADSEATIVLDADLQHPLSLIPKLIECFEASGADVVDAVKSDRGEESALNRFITNTFYNFFDKHSRIKLRDMADFKLISRRVREQLLALPEHERFFRGMTSWIGFKHAEVKFEVAERELGVSKWSFTSKVNLANDIFFGYSRLPELGQLLLTIVACALFGIQIIYWLIAGLGFGYHLDKVDYLLFVVLMMFVSVMLSKLWQTAYLARIYRANQKRPIYIVARED
- a CDS encoding PTS sugar transporter subunit IIC, yielding MSEQVQKETTGSFLLKVLNGATVAIVVALIPNAILATFLKPFASSSVFCMELLHIVQVFQFFTPLMAGVLIANQFKMIPMHSVIVGGAAFLGSGAWRFVAQATINEKTVSLFQLAGIGDVINTMITAALTVIVLRWIGNKMGSLSIVFLPIIAGTGVGYIGWKILPFVAKLTYIIGQGINSFTTLQPILMTVLIAMSFAIIIISPISTVAIGLAIGLTGIGSAAAGMGVAACAAFLVCATLRVNKPGVPVAIALGAMKMMMPNFMTNPIIGLGAALTAAISSLSIPFLGMGGTPASAGFGLVGFVSPLAAMNSSNVGILMIVVTWVVVPFVVGFLIDRLFVDVLHLYKNDIFKSKAN